In the Sorghum bicolor cultivar BTx623 chromosome 4, Sorghum_bicolor_NCBIv3, whole genome shotgun sequence genome, TCTCCATGTGGTATTACCTTTTTCCTTGAGTGTTTGGAGCAGCAGAACAGTGAAGATAACAAATAAGGCAATGGCAGCAACTATTGGAATGATTATTACAGAGAGAAGtgccccattcattttctttggACCTGATCCATAGTTAGTGCCGTTCCCAAATAAATTTGAATTGTTACCAAGCCTGGAAGCGTAAAAAATGCACGGAATGATTCACATTAAGGATATGCTTCCAAGATAACCCCAATAAAGGGGGGTGTTCTATATCTTTAGTCCTCATTCAGATCTAAAAATTGACAAGGAAAAGATAGAAGCACTGTCACTGTTCTCAGAAATGCTTTTTACCCAAAACAATGTTACATTAAAGAACTAAAATTCTTAATGCCTTCTATTATGAATGAAATTCCAAACACAAATGCAGTATTTTGTTTATTACCGACATTATGATATTGTCCTAATGATACTGACAACTATTAATAAATTAGTACCTAGTAATGGGATAAGTGCTGCTTCTGTATTAAATGGACTCACAAGGTACTTGGGAACAAGAAAAGTCCAAATAAAAGGATATATTTCAAACAGATGCTACGACACTAGATCAACATTTGAAATAGTATAACTGCATCCTCCAAGTACGTTTTATAAATTCTTTGAATAAAACAATTTGATTTGAAACAGGGTTGCTCTATAGTTTGGTAACATACCAGTATAAAACATACCTTAGTGATAGAGTCCCATTGTGGGATTTTTGAAGAAGAATGTAAGGAATTGGTCCACGAAGATCATTGCTGGAGAGATCCCTATAAAGAAAATTGATGGCATATGAAAAGTTTGTTCTATGAAGATTCCAAAACTCGAGCAGATATTAGTAAGACTTACAGAAACACTAGAAATGGAAGCTGCCCaagataatttggaatggagccaGACAAGTTATTGTGTGACAAATCCCTGGGATAGGTAACAGTTCTTGTAAGAAATAGCTTTAAGGTATGGTGGAATAAAATGTTTCAGTGGTACTATTTATCAGCTTAGTTTCATGTCTGAATTCAGGAAAAGACTAGTAATAATTGCAAACAGGCTTTGCATCCTCTCCGGAAACATATATTTCACATCATGAGTTTTCTTTCAAAATGTAATTTTTTAGAGGGCGGTGGAGACATAAGAAAAAAGAACACAAGGAGACATATATGAAAGAGAACATATATTTCACATGAAGTTCAATAAATGTACTGCAAGGTGCGTGTTATTTAGTTATACTATAGTAAACAGTGCAGAAATCACTAGACATACAAGAAGAGAAAATAGATAAACATACAAGTAAACAAGCAGAGGGGAGGAAATGAACCAGATAGAGTTAATTTGGAACTTGCTAGTCTAGTAGTACCAAAAGAAACATGCCAGAGCAAGTCAAAAGTAAGATATTGTGGAAAAAATCCTACAGGTACTGGAGTGCTTTCAGATCTCCAAAATAGGTAGTGATGGGACCGGCCAAACCACTTGAAGACAAGTTtctgccaaaaaaaaagaaaaaaaaggaatgcagaaCAGTTAGTTTCTGCTCTTGCTATGTCCAGCTTGAGAGTTTAAATTGAAACTTACAATGCTATAACGAatcattttttatttctttatttcaGATATGTCTGAAACATACAATGCTGTTATTCTTGGAATACCAGTTGAAGGATCAGTACAGTCCAATCCTTCCCATGCAAAAGCTTTTGGAGCACATGGGTCACCCATCCAGTTTTTGCTCACACCAAAAGCTTCCTGGATTGCAATCATGGCTCTAGCTGGTATGGCAAAAAACAAGAAAAGTAGGTATATGGATACACAAGCTGTTACCAAGATAGAAATACATCTAAAATATGATATAACACAAATGCAATGATTTGTGTGTGTTGTAAGTTGTAACTCTCTTCCTCTATTAATGCAATGATACGTAGGCTCTGTTTTTTGAAAACAATGATACGTAGGCTCTCCTATGTGTTCGAGAAAACAAATGCAGCAAAATTAGTTTTACTACTTTTCCCTTTAAAAAAGGAAGTGGTACTACTTTTCATGCTTTACAAATTGTAAGAAAACCTAACATCGATACAGCTATAATTATAGAAAACTTACAAAATGCATTAATGTACATTTTAAACTCATACCATCTCCAGGGTCGGTTGCAATTTCATCTATCGGTTTCACCAAATACATCTCCATGGCATTGAGAATTGGTGGGAGTGTTGCGTTTTTCGTAGCAACAAGTGAGATGTTATTCTGCGCTTGCCCCTGAACCGTACCTGAAAATGAATCAGCAAATAGGTATGGTGGAGTGTAAGGTTTTTTGTTCCATGTGCTGTTATTGACAATGATATCAAACTGTCGCAGTTCATCGCTTGCTACACGCTGCAACTCAGCAAAGTAGAAAACAAAGAAGTATCTGGAGCTGATATTCACAGACTGATCAGATGGACCCCATGAGAAATTAATTATTGAACTATTGGAAGGTGTTGCAGCATTTTGCATGACGGCAGATGGCACATCATAGGGATCAGTAAGGTAATTCCGAACAACAGATGTAGCAGATGCCTCGTTCCAGGTTGGGATGGCACCATATGTCAACCAGATACGATCATGGGGATCCAATGGGTACCTGTTTGGGCCAAAGAAATATGCTTGTTTAGTACAGTTCATTCAGTTAACAATAAAAGGTATTAAAGATGGTGCAAAATTAGTCATCTTAAAGTATCATTCTTCTGAGACAATCCATGCAAAAGTGGCTAAAAGGAGCAGACACAATCATTAATAAagaattattttctttttcagatTTGTGTCATCAAATTCCTACTTTACCAACCAATGGATGATTAGACTGACTTGGCCAGTTACATTTGATGCATGCAGAACTAAATCAAACTCACCGAactacagacttgtctgtgggcCCCATGTTAAACCGATTGGCATTGATCAGCACCAGGGATTGACTAGCATTTGCCTCTGGGTAAAGAGTACTCTTCAGTGGCCTCAAATCCAGCCCAGAGATAAACGGAGTTCCTGTCCCTTTGTTCACTAAACAAACTTGCAGGTAATCAGCAGGAGCCACAACTATGATGTCCATCCAATTAATTGAACCTGCATCCCTGAACTTAACTTCATTCCAATAAGTTGCCCCCATGTATAGATCAAAAACAGGAAGCTTGTTCAGGCCATCATAGTTTGCATAATAGAAGGCTGCACGAACAAAATACTTGTTTCCGGCAACCAAGGATCTCAAGGTATAGCAATTCCGCGTGCCATCTAGAAAGAAGCGGACATTATAATAGCGCTGTGCTAGTGATGGGCTGATGTAATCTGAGGAGATGTTGCTGTTTTCTCCCGAGCTGATGAAACCATGGTCAGAGACATATATTATGGTTGAAGTGAGATCTTGGTACGAAGAGTTTTCCGGGATGCCACAATCAATGCTTATGAAACCTGAAAGAGAAATATAAGTCAGAAGACTATGGCAAATAAATAATCATGAGGAACTAGTTGGCTTCAGAAGCTTGCTTGTACACATTGATCTAAGAATATGGTTTTGAGAAATGGTTCTACTTTCCTCTTTTATACAAATGGATTTCTATCGAGAATTCCAATTATCAACCATGCACGCATACATATACCATTGGAATGCACACATGAGCAGTTGAGTTGAGCTCTACATGCATTTTTTCTATTTATCATCTGAACTTAAGGTGAAGAATCAGGGCAACATACCTCGGCTATCTGGCTGGCCACTGGTATACTGCAAAATGGAGAATAAGAGAACAGCAACACTCAGCTTCATGCTTCTTGTCCAACCTTGTGAGCACAGAACATAAAGAGAGACCTTCTGAGAGAGACAGACAGCGATTATATATGCCGATCCATGGGACTAAGCCACTGACAGGTTCCTATGCATGCATACCTTACTAGGTTGTCCTTAGCCGCAAACGTAGACGCAAAAGTCAACGTCCAAGGAACTAAGTCAGGTATTTTCCAATTAAAAAAAGATCTTGTCATGCTACATGATTATGCCCCAGCAACAGTGAGGAGACAAGTACTACATAATTGTTACAACACTTACaattgctctctctctctctcttgtggCAATGGTCAAAATTTGTCTCTCATGATCACCAGCAAAGAATAATGCACCTAAAGCTGGCGCAGCTCACATTGTGGACCCTGAGCTTGGGTCAGGCATTTCAGAATAAGCATTAACCCAGTGTTTCTCAGGAATGGAACAAGACCTGGAGTAAAGAGAATTAATCCACTTTCAACTCAAGAAAATTTGGTGCAGAGGGCAGCTAGTGGTGTAGGTTCAGTGTGCCTCTTAATAATCAGTGTTTGTAATCTTGTGGAGCTGCCGTGAATAGTCACTATCCTTCAACAGCCTATTGACCTGACACAAATCTTGCGCATGCGCATACACAGATAAAATAAAACCAAGGAAAAGCAGTATGTTATCTCTGACTTGACTATTAAGCAACAATTTCATCGTTTATCACGATACTAAGCCCCGAATCTTCTACGCACTAGATGCTTTACCAACTACTTGGACAGCGAAAGAAATGGAGACCCTGACTGACAATGACATGGAGCCTACCAGTTGTGTACTGCAGGAGAAAACCTTTCCGTAATGCGGGGCAGCTTGGCGCCTGACGAAGACGAAGGTAGTGCGCGACCTGGGAGACCCTGATGTCGGCACGCCACGCGCTATCCGATTCTCCCCGACGACGTCACGCCAACGCTGAGGCCTGAGGCGAGGCCGGCCGCCACACGCACAGCCAGTGGCCGGCAGCAACCGAACGGGGCAGCTTTCCTCTCCTTGACCTCAGTCGGTCCTGGTCCCTCACTCCTCAGTGCGCATGTCGGCGCGGAGCCCACGAATGAGCCGCCGCGCAAGGCACACGCTGGCCCAGCGGCCCCGGCACGCGCGTAGGGGGGCGTAGGCGGCCGAGGAAGTCGCCTCACCGAGCGCCCCCGACGCGCGCGGCGTCAAGCTGGCGAACGTCGACCCGCATCGCCTCCGGTGAGAAGGTGCCGGTGGCGCACCTAGCCCGATCCCCACGGGGCTCACAGAGACGCGTTCCATCATCGAGCACCTCAGGCGCGCGCCGCAGCCGAAGGCCAGGCAAAGCGGCGACGGCGGTGGTGCGGGCATTCCGTCGAACTCCTGCAGAGCGCAACGGTTACGCGGCACacaccatggcctcgagccctcCACCCTCTTAGTGGGCCGGCCCAGGAATATTGGGCCGTTGCCCCGACACGCGGGCTTCCATGGGGCCGGCCTATAGCCTAGAGCTTGGCCTGCTGGTTCTTTTCTTGATGACGCCTCCTTTATTACTGTAGCATTTAATTCagtcaccaaaaaaaaaaactttgttcAAACAAATATAGACCGAGTTCATTTTTGAAATTGATATATGGTCCACTTGAAAATTATATTCCTTCTTTTCGATTCCTTTGTTATGTGCAAAAACATGAAACAATTACGGTAGTCTCTAGTAGGAATTAACAAAAAGAATCATCATGTATACACACACATCCATCCTAAAATCAATATCACATCTCCCTGTACTCTTTTTAAATGAAATGAAATGTTTATTTCCCACCATTTGTCATTGAAATCTTTCAAGGAAAACGACGTCTTCTATCAAAGATcctccgccggcgccggcgccgggcgCGGCGACTGCCCCTCCAGCTGCATGAGCTTGGAGAAGACCCCGACCATGGGCGCCGTGTTGTACGTGCAGGCCTCGGTCTGCATGTACGCGCCGCGCTGGTCGTTGAAGACGTCCTCGCCGTTGGGCCCGCCGACGACGGCGCCGACGAGGTCGTTTGGGTTCTCCCGCCGCGCGCTGTACCACGAGTCGAACCCCTGCAGGCAGCCGATGAAGTCCCGGTCGTGACTGTACGACGCGCTCGACGCCGCGCGGTGGTGCACCTGCCGCGGGTACGCCGCGCCGTACCCGACCAGGTAGCTGGTGCGCATCGGGTTCGTGCCCAGGATGTAGTCGGCCTGGGACTTGGCGAACGCCAGCACCTCGCCggcgtcgccggcggcggcgggctcgccgtcgtcgtcgccagAGCCGCCGCAGCGGAGGGGCTGGTCGAGGGAGGAGAGGACGTCGGAGTAGACGGTGAGGAGGAAGGCCGCGCCGGAGGCGTACTGGAGGTTGTTCCAGGGGCGGATGAAGAGCAGCCCCGCCGGGGTGCGGCCGGCGTTGTGCTTCGCGCCGCCGGGGTTCCGGTTCATGCACGAGCACACGTAGTAC is a window encoding:
- the LOC8074645 gene encoding probable LRR receptor-like serine/threonine-protein kinase At1g05700; amino-acid sequence: MKLSVAVLLFSILQYTSGQPDSRGFISIDCGIPENSSYQDLTSTIIYVSDHGFISSGENSNISSDYISPSLAQRYYNVRFFLDGTRNCYTLRSLVAGNKYFVRAAFYYANYDGLNKLPVFDLYMGATYWNEVKFRDAGSINWMDIIVVAPADYLQVCLVNKGTGTPFISGLDLRPLKSTLYPEANASQSLVLINANRFNMGPTDKSVVRYPLDPHDRIWLTYGAIPTWNEASATSVVRNYLTDPYDVPSAVMQNAATPSNSSIINFSWGPSDQSVNISSRYFFVFYFAELQRVASDELRQFDIIVNNSTWNKKPYTPPYLFADSFSGTVQGQAQNNISLVATKNATLPPILNAMEMYLVKPIDEIATDPGDARAMIAIQEAFGVSKNWMGDPCAPKAFAWEGLDCTDPSTGIPRITALNLSSSGLAGPITTYFGDLKALQYLDLSHNNLSGSIPNYLGQLPFLVFLDLSSNDLRGPIPYILLQKSHNGTLSLRLGNNSNLFGNGTNYGSGPKKMNGALLSVIIIPIVAAIALFVIFTVLLLQTLKEKARRRAADPKDETALLENREFSYRELKHITNNFSLEIGKGGFGAVFLGYLENGNPVAVKIRSESSSQGGKEFLAEAQHLTRIHHKNLVSLIGYCKDKNHFALVYEYMREGNLQDHLRDTSTHKPLTWEQRLQIALDAAQGLEYLHVACKPALIHRDVKSRNILLTTDLGAKIADFGLTKAFSDSETHITTEPAGTMGYLDPEYYRSYRISEKSDVFSFGVVLLELMTGHSPIVPINDSVSIHIGEWVQQYLDQGSIDSIIDSSMGCDYDINSVWKVADLALHCKQEVSRERPTMTDVVAQIKESMELEARRHDLQGTTYHDKCGDGLSYAGERNAFEVEGSVGEISEASPGPAMR